TTTTTCGAGCCTGCCGCTGGGTGAATTCTTGGTACATCCCGAGACGCTCCGCTTCCTCGGCAATGCGCTGTTTCTACCGGTGGGATACGATTTGCCGGGCGTGTTTCTCGACCATCCGATGCGCGCGGTGAATGGCAGCCTGTGGAGCCTCAAATATGAGATGGCCTGCTATGTCTTCGTGCCGATCGCGCTGGCAGCAGCGCGCTGGCGCAAACCCGCGGTTATCGCCGCATGGCTGGCGAGTTTCGCTGTCGCCTGGGCCATTCCCGATGGTGCCCGAGGGGCAGCCTATGTGTTAGACCTTGGGGCAGGATTGTTTCGCTTCTACGGCACCGGAATGCTGCTCTACCTGTTCGCCGACCGGGTCGTGATCCGCCGGGATTGGGCATGGTACGCTCTGGCACTGATGATCGCTGCGGCCTTCACTCCGCTGTTCGAGGAAGTCGCGGCGACAGCCGGAGCCTACGCCATGGTGAGTTTCGCCTATCTGTGCGGCAAGCGATTCCGCAAGCTCACCGCGAAAGGCGACATCTCCTACGGCGTCTATGTCTACGCCTTTCCGATCCAGCAGATGTTCGTGCCCCTGTCGTTGACATTTGCCCTGCCCTGGCTCGGCAACGCGCTGCTGGCCCTGCCCCTTGCCGCATTCGCGGGCCTCTTGTCATGGCTGGTGGTCGAACGGCCCGCCCTCAAGTACGGACGCAAGCCATCGCCACGATAGAG
This region of Altererythrobacter sp. CAU 1644 genomic DNA includes:
- a CDS encoding acyltransferase family protein, coding for MESLQGRTLSSLAGEKNGFDTIRLLAACAVIFSHSFPLTGRHEPLMALTGQATLGDLAVAAFFLISGLLVSASFDRGSLARYADRRLRRIMPGLVVSVAISAFVFGSIFSSLPLGEFLVHPETLRFLGNALFLPVGYDLPGVFLDHPMRAVNGSLWSLKYEMACYVFVPIALAAARWRKPAVIAAWLASFAVAWAIPDGARGAAYVLDLGAGLFRFYGTGMLLYLFADRVVIRRDWAWYALALMIAAAFTPLFEEVAATAGAYAMVSFAYLCGKRFRKLTAKGDISYGVYVYAFPIQQMFVPLSLTFALPWLGNALLALPLAAFAGLLSWLVVERPALKYGRKPSPR